One Psychrobacillus glaciei genomic region harbors:
- a CDS encoding MFS transporter, with protein MAIDQVTEVPVQEKLVLSLFSNRSFIFLWLSSTASFLALSTYLFAEQWYIITVLEKESLLGIVMMATMVPRVLFMTLGGVWADRFRRSRIMLISSFVRCLLVLGMILLLQLSLLELWPLILFALCFGIVDAFFSPTNTSLLPSVVAKEALPRSNSFIQSSNQIALFSGPMLGGWVLSFGSFSLLFGVIAGFLLLTFLFSSLIKEEKRPVIADRSSTKSELKEGFSYVWGMPFLKNMLVILIFINFFFFGPLLMGIPLLVDSVLKGEVQDLSFLQSSYQGGMLAGAILVGILNLRKKRGLTMLVMIGVLGVCLTFLGQIGFLWQGILLLSLMGILSSFINVTLISTIQAQSDPNKIGRVMSLVNASSNGLVPLSYAFVSLALVMQFTISDVMLLCGMLILVIATIYLLRSKIIKNVD; from the coding sequence ATGGCAATCGATCAAGTAACAGAAGTACCTGTACAGGAAAAATTGGTTCTGAGTTTGTTCAGCAATCGTTCGTTTATTTTCCTTTGGCTTTCCAGTACCGCATCTTTTTTGGCCTTATCGACGTACCTGTTTGCTGAACAGTGGTACATCATCACCGTTTTGGAAAAAGAGAGTCTGCTGGGAATCGTCATGATGGCGACCATGGTGCCACGGGTCTTGTTCATGACGCTTGGCGGTGTCTGGGCCGACCGGTTCCGTCGGTCGCGCATCATGCTAATCTCCAGTTTCGTACGCTGCCTGTTGGTGCTGGGCATGATTTTACTGCTGCAGCTCAGCTTGCTGGAACTGTGGCCACTTATTCTTTTTGCCTTATGTTTTGGAATCGTTGATGCGTTCTTTTCACCGACAAATACGTCGCTCCTGCCATCGGTCGTGGCGAAAGAGGCGCTTCCTCGGTCGAATTCCTTCATTCAAAGTTCCAATCAAATTGCCCTTTTTTCCGGTCCGATGTTAGGCGGGTGGGTGCTTTCTTTCGGGTCGTTTAGCTTGTTATTCGGAGTAATTGCTGGATTCTTACTGCTAACGTTTCTGTTCTCTTCGCTCATCAAAGAAGAAAAAAGGCCAGTAATTGCTGACCGATCCTCCACGAAATCAGAGCTGAAGGAAGGATTTTCGTATGTATGGGGAATGCCCTTCCTAAAAAACATGTTGGTGATTTTAATCTTCATCAACTTCTTCTTTTTCGGTCCGCTACTGATGGGAATTCCCTTGCTGGTGGATAGTGTCCTTAAAGGGGAAGTGCAGGATTTAAGTTTCCTGCAAAGTTCGTATCAAGGCGGGATGCTGGCGGGAGCTATTCTGGTAGGCATTCTGAATCTACGGAAAAAACGGGGATTAACCATGCTTGTGATGATTGGCGTTTTAGGCGTCTGCTTAACCTTCCTGGGGCAAATTGGTTTCCTATGGCAAGGAATTCTATTACTTTCGCTCATGGGCATTCTTTCTTCTTTTATCAATGTCACACTGATTTCAACGATCCAGGCACAATCCGACCCAAATAAAATCGGACGTGTCATGAGCTTGGTCAATGCCTCTTCGAATGGGCTGGTTCCCTTGTCCTATGCGTTTGTGTCGCTGGCACTCGTGATGCAGTTCACAATATCGGATGTGATGTTGCTGTGCGGTATGCTGATTCTTGTAATCGCCACTATCTATCTCCTGCGTTCTAAAATCATCAAAAATGTGGATTAG
- a CDS encoding phosphotransferase — translation MSQIWSADKVVSEQGAAKIIERQFPQLKPVKAVVLGKGFDNLVFLVNNKFVFRFPRREFAAELIQTENKLLPVLSSLLPIPIPYPIYQGVLEGENPWTYGGYKSLPGETPKRLSEEQRMKSAIPLARFLRVLHNFPLNETKELQVPFDQIGRIDLNKRRPMFKKLLEEAFEKNLIQKDMYQLLQEFLTSVKSLSTDQRQTLVHGDLHIRNMLVDEEGKVSAVIDWGDTHIGHPAIDLSIVYSFLPPEGRKIFFDVYGDVQIEEKKAANFKAIYTTLLLLLYSNEQNDHTLKEDCLDSLHIALKEVSF, via the coding sequence ATGAGTCAGATTTGGTCTGCGGATAAAGTTGTATCTGAACAGGGGGCAGCGAAAATTATTGAAAGACAATTCCCTCAATTAAAGCCAGTCAAAGCAGTTGTATTAGGCAAAGGATTTGATAATTTAGTTTTTCTTGTAAATAACAAGTTTGTGTTTCGCTTTCCTCGTCGGGAATTTGCAGCGGAACTAATTCAAACAGAAAATAAGCTTTTACCTGTCCTATCGTCATTGCTTCCTATCCCGATACCCTATCCTATTTACCAAGGAGTGCTAGAAGGGGAAAATCCATGGACGTATGGAGGATATAAAAGTTTGCCTGGGGAAACACCTAAAAGATTATCGGAAGAACAACGAATGAAATCAGCAATACCTTTAGCTCGTTTTTTAAGAGTGTTGCATAATTTTCCACTTAATGAAACGAAAGAGCTACAAGTCCCTTTTGATCAGATTGGACGTATTGATTTGAATAAAAGGAGGCCAATGTTTAAAAAACTTCTGGAAGAAGCATTCGAAAAGAATTTAATCCAGAAAGATATGTATCAACTTTTACAGGAATTTCTTACTTCCGTTAAAAGTTTGTCAACGGATCAAAGACAAACCCTTGTTCACGGAGACTTACATATTAGGAATATGCTTGTTGATGAGGAAGGAAAGGTTTCCGCTGTTATTGATTGGGGAGATACTCATATTGGTCATCCGGCAATTGATTTATCGATTGTGTATAGTTTTCTGCCTCCTGAAGGAAGAAAAATCTTTTTTGATGTATATGGGGATGTCCAAATTGAAGAAAAAAAGGCAGCTAATTTTAAGGCTATATATACAACTCTTCTTCTTCTTTTATATTCCAATGAGCAAAACGACCATACATTAAAAGAGGATTGCCTTGACTCATTGCATATAGCATTAAAAGAGGTCAGCTTCTAA
- a CDS encoding DUF262 domain-containing protein, with protein MRIIDRMQNEKKSTKWLIDSRRNGTLIVDNSYQRNYVWSLKDQIKLIETILLGFSIPEIYLHEKLINPDNGDAVTSIIDGQQRIGAIFDFINDEFSLQARYLKSSEYSFVDKNFSELSPTEKAIIWSYPFSSRVIGSDVNREDIVELFLRLNATDKSLNPQELRNAEFNGEFVKLAERVSEMEFWKKIFSPSRIRRMYDIEFISQILVYFRFGIENDLNQETINKAYAMFNDDYPKKEEDFIRFEEIINTLEKLSDFSDILRYMKKVTHLYALIIVTDYFLQNDIDFSEEIINRLNIFSKKIVGELNSDLKPTEESSIEEYLHLSLEGTKRKSNRIKRVNILKNFILEV; from the coding sequence ATGAGAATCATTGATAGAATGCAAAATGAAAAAAAATCAACAAAATGGTTAATTGATTCTAGAAGAAATGGGACGCTAATTGTAGATAATTCATATCAGAGGAATTATGTATGGTCACTCAAAGATCAAATTAAACTAATTGAAACTATATTATTGGGTTTCTCAATTCCAGAAATTTATTTACATGAAAAGTTAATAAATCCAGACAATGGAGATGCCGTCACGAGTATTATTGACGGTCAACAACGTATTGGAGCCATTTTTGATTTTATAAATGATGAATTTTCATTACAAGCAAGATATCTGAAAAGCAGTGAATATTCATTTGTAGATAAGAATTTTAGTGAATTATCTCCTACTGAAAAGGCTATTATATGGAGTTACCCTTTCTCATCAAGAGTTATAGGATCAGATGTAAATAGAGAAGATATAGTTGAATTGTTTTTAAGATTAAATGCAACAGATAAATCTTTAAATCCACAGGAATTAAGAAATGCAGAGTTTAATGGAGAATTTGTTAAATTAGCTGAGAGGGTCTCAGAGATGGAATTTTGGAAAAAGATATTCTCCCCTTCTCGTATAAGAAGAATGTATGATATTGAGTTTATTAGTCAAATATTAGTTTACTTTAGGTTTGGAATAGAAAACGACTTAAATCAGGAAACCATCAACAAGGCTTATGCAATGTTCAATGATGATTATCCAAAGAAAGAAGAAGATTTTATTCGGTTTGAGGAGATTATAAATACATTAGAAAAATTAAGCGATTTTAGCGATATATTAAGGTATATGAAAAAAGTTACACATTTGTATGCCCTAATAATTGTAACAGATTACTTCTTACAAAATGATATAGATTTTTCTGAGGAGATTATCAATAGATTAAACATATTCTCGAAAAAAATAGTAGGTGAATTAAATAGTGATTTAAAACCTACTGAAGAAAGCAGTATCGAAGAATACTTACATCTCTCATTAGAAGGCACTAAGAGAAAAAGTAATAGGATTAAAAGGGTAAATATACTGAAAAACTTTATATTAGAAGTATAA
- the smpB gene encoding SsrA-binding protein SmpB, with the protein MAKKPEDKVLAQNKKANHDYFIEETIEAGIVLQGTEIKSIRNAKVQLKDAFIRIRNNEAWISNMHISPYEQGNRFNHDPLRSRKLLLHKKQISTLIGETKRDGYTIVPLKMYLKNGFAKVLIGVGKGKKEYDKRDVLKKKEAKRDMDRAFKERNQ; encoded by the coding sequence ATGGCAAAAAAGCCTGAGGATAAAGTGCTTGCACAAAACAAAAAAGCAAACCATGACTACTTTATCGAAGAGACGATTGAAGCAGGTATTGTACTACAAGGTACGGAAATCAAATCGATTCGAAATGCTAAGGTACAGTTAAAAGATGCATTCATCCGAATTCGGAACAATGAAGCATGGATCTCCAATATGCATATTAGTCCATATGAACAAGGAAATCGCTTCAACCACGACCCTTTACGATCACGCAAACTACTTTTACATAAAAAGCAGATTAGTACATTAATCGGAGAAACAAAACGAGATGGCTACACCATCGTTCCGCTAAAAATGTATTTAAAAAATGGCTTTGCAAAAGTATTAATCGGAGTCGGAAAAGGGAAGAAAGAATACGACAAACGAGACGTGTTAAAGAAAAAAGAAGCAAAACGTGATATGGATAGAGCATTCAAAGAGCGCAATCAATAA
- the rnr gene encoding ribonuclease R: MENMKETLLELMRSEEYKPLMMKEIENHFGLTHSEEFKELVKTLVQMEEKGLVVRSRSNRYGIPSRMNLIVGKFIGHAKGFGFVAPEEEGMDDIFIPPTEVNGAVNGDKVLVRVSLESSGDRREGSIIKITQRGITQVVGTFQDNKGFGFVIPDDKKVPMDVFIAKGDTLGAIEGHKVVVEITDWPNERKSATGIVKQILGHKNDPGVDILSIIYKHGITIDFPKEVIDQAESVPDAIDEKDLDNRRDLREEVIVTIDGADAKDLDDAVTVTKFPDGTFKLGVHIADVSHYVTEGSPLDREAYDRGTSVYLADRVIPMIPHRLSNGICSLNPHVDRLTLSCEMIIDGSGMVTSHEIFQSVIRTTERMTYTDVYKILEEKDAALMERYEPLVPMFETMAELAAVLREKRKNRGAIDFDFPEAKIIVDEDGWPTDVAIRERTVAERLIEEFMLAANETVAEHFKWMDVPFIYRIHEDPKPEKLQRFFGFLTNFGLVVKGTGNDIHPKALQEIIESIEGMPEEPVISTMLLRSLQQAKYHADCLGHFGLSTEYYTHFTSPIRRYPDLIVHRLIRTYLVNGDVSQTTISHWGAIIDDIAEHTSKRERRAVDAERDTDSLKKAQYMADKIGEEFEGIISSITNFGMFIELPNTIEGLVHVTNMTDDYYRFDDRQLMMIGERSGKQFRIGDEVTIRVADVKVEESAVDFEIVGMKKAFHRTRKEAPKVIHAQKKDRTPAKKGASQPGPKTGVNQKKKFYETVAKKSQRRKRPKKK, encoded by the coding sequence ATGGAAAATATGAAAGAAACGTTACTTGAATTAATGCGCTCTGAAGAATATAAACCGCTAATGATGAAAGAAATCGAGAATCATTTTGGGCTTACACATTCGGAGGAATTTAAAGAGTTAGTAAAAACACTAGTTCAAATGGAAGAAAAAGGGCTAGTTGTCCGTTCGAGATCAAACCGATATGGTATACCATCGCGTATGAACTTAATAGTTGGGAAGTTTATCGGTCATGCAAAAGGCTTCGGGTTTGTTGCACCAGAAGAAGAGGGAATGGATGATATTTTCATTCCACCAACTGAAGTGAATGGAGCAGTAAATGGAGACAAAGTGCTTGTTCGTGTTTCACTTGAATCTAGCGGTGACCGAAGAGAAGGTTCGATTATTAAAATTACACAAAGAGGAATCACTCAAGTTGTTGGAACTTTCCAAGACAATAAAGGATTCGGATTTGTTATTCCAGATGATAAGAAAGTTCCAATGGATGTATTTATTGCAAAAGGGGATACGCTTGGAGCGATTGAAGGGCATAAAGTAGTTGTAGAAATTACGGATTGGCCAAATGAAAGAAAATCTGCAACAGGGATTGTCAAGCAAATTCTTGGCCATAAAAATGATCCTGGTGTCGATATATTATCGATTATTTATAAACATGGTATTACGATTGATTTTCCAAAGGAAGTAATCGATCAAGCGGAATCAGTACCAGATGCAATTGACGAAAAAGACTTGGATAATCGTAGAGATTTACGTGAAGAAGTAATTGTAACGATTGATGGTGCCGATGCAAAAGACTTAGATGATGCGGTTACCGTGACTAAATTCCCGGATGGTACATTTAAGCTTGGTGTACATATTGCGGACGTAAGTCATTATGTAACAGAAGGGTCACCACTTGACCGTGAAGCATATGACCGCGGAACAAGTGTATATTTAGCAGACCGAGTTATTCCAATGATTCCACATCGTTTATCCAATGGGATTTGTTCGTTAAACCCACATGTGGATCGATTAACATTGTCATGTGAAATGATCATTGATGGTTCTGGTATGGTGACATCGCATGAGATTTTCCAAAGTGTTATTCGAACAACAGAAAGAATGACTTATACGGATGTATACAAAATTTTAGAAGAAAAAGATGCTGCATTAATGGAACGATATGAGCCGCTTGTGCCAATGTTTGAAACAATGGCTGAGTTAGCAGCTGTATTAAGAGAAAAGCGAAAAAATCGTGGAGCAATCGATTTTGATTTTCCAGAAGCAAAAATAATTGTTGATGAAGATGGTTGGCCAACGGATGTTGCGATACGGGAACGTACGGTTGCAGAACGTCTAATTGAAGAGTTTATGTTAGCTGCCAATGAAACAGTAGCGGAACATTTCAAATGGATGGATGTCCCATTTATTTACCGAATCCATGAAGATCCTAAACCGGAAAAACTGCAACGCTTTTTCGGATTTTTAACAAACTTTGGGCTTGTTGTAAAAGGGACAGGAAATGATATTCACCCGAAAGCATTACAAGAAATTATTGAGTCCATTGAAGGCATGCCAGAAGAACCGGTAATTTCTACAATGCTTTTAAGATCGTTACAACAAGCGAAATATCATGCTGATTGCTTAGGACATTTTGGTTTATCAACAGAATATTATACGCATTTTACTTCACCAATTCGACGTTATCCCGATTTAATCGTTCATCGATTAATTCGTACGTATTTAGTAAATGGAGATGTATCGCAAACAACGATTAGTCATTGGGGTGCGATTATCGATGATATTGCAGAACATACGTCGAAACGCGAAAGACGTGCAGTAGATGCAGAACGTGATACAGATTCACTGAAAAAAGCACAATATATGGCGGATAAAATCGGCGAAGAGTTCGAAGGTATTATTAGTTCTATTACAAACTTTGGTATGTTCATCGAGCTTCCGAATACAATAGAAGGTCTTGTGCACGTAACGAATATGACCGATGATTATTACCGTTTCGATGACCGTCAATTGATGATGATCGGTGAGCGTTCAGGGAAGCAATTCCGAATCGGTGATGAAGTGACGATTCGAGTAGCAGATGTGAAAGTAGAAGAATCTGCAGTTGACTTTGAAATCGTCGGCATGAAAAAAGCATTCCACCGTACTAGAAAAGAAGCACCAAAAGTAATTCACGCGCAGAAAAAAGATAGAACTCCTGCTAAAAAAGGAGCTTCTCAACCAGGTCCGAAAACAGGAGTCAATCAGAAAAAGAAATTTTACGAAACGGTTGCGAAAAAATCACAACGACGTAAACGACCGAAGAAAAAATAA
- a CDS encoding alpha/beta hydrolase has product MRISTPKPFFFEAGKRAVLLLHGFTGNSSDVRMLGRFLEKNGYTSLAPHYKGHGVPPEELLETGPTDWWQDVMKAYDHLKATGYEEIAVAGLSLGGIFSLKLGYTVPVKGIVTMCSPMSMKTTDIMFEGVLKYAREYKKYEGKTEEQIEEEVEAIRQTPMETLSELREFVYNVKDHVDHIYAPLLVTQGKKDVVIDINSANIIYEEAESIDKKLNWYENSGHVITLGSEKEQLHEDILNFLESLDWNV; this is encoded by the coding sequence ATGCGAATTTCAACGCCAAAACCTTTTTTCTTTGAAGCAGGGAAACGTGCAGTATTACTTCTCCATGGATTTACAGGCAATTCGTCTGATGTTCGAATGCTCGGACGCTTCTTAGAGAAGAATGGATACACATCATTAGCGCCACATTATAAAGGACATGGAGTACCACCTGAAGAGCTACTTGAAACTGGTCCAACTGATTGGTGGCAAGATGTGATGAAAGCATATGATCATTTAAAGGCTACGGGCTATGAAGAGATCGCTGTAGCTGGTCTTTCTCTTGGTGGCATATTTTCATTGAAATTAGGGTATACAGTTCCTGTGAAAGGAATTGTGACCATGTGTTCTCCAATGTCCATGAAAACAACGGACATTATGTTTGAAGGTGTATTAAAATATGCAAGAGAATATAAGAAGTATGAAGGAAAAACAGAAGAGCAAATCGAAGAAGAAGTAGAAGCAATTCGTCAAACACCAATGGAAACGTTGTCAGAGCTAAGAGAGTTTGTTTACAATGTGAAAGATCATGTCGATCATATTTACGCACCACTCCTTGTTACACAAGGTAAGAAGGATGTCGTTATTGATATAAATTCCGCAAATATCATTTATGAAGAAGCGGAATCCATCGATAAAAAACTAAATTGGTATGAAAATTCAGGCCATGTCATCACGCTTGGTTCGGAAAAAGAGCAATTACATGAAGATATATTAAACTTTTTAGAGTCGCTTGATTGGAATGTGTAA
- the secG gene encoding preprotein translocase subunit SecG, with amino-acid sequence MHAFLLTLLVIVSLALIVVVLLQSGKSAGLSGAISGGAEQLFGKQKARGMDLVLHRVTIVLAVLFFILTIAVTKL; translated from the coding sequence ATGCATGCGTTTTTATTAACTTTACTTGTCATCGTTTCGCTCGCATTAATCGTAGTTGTATTGTTACAATCGGGGAAAAGTGCTGGTCTTTCGGGAGCCATCTCTGGTGGAGCTGAACAACTTTTTGGAAAACAAAAAGCTCGAGGTATGGACCTTGTATTACATAGAGTGACGATAGTACTTGCTGTCTTGTTTTTCATTCTAACTATTGCTGTAACTAAACTTTAA
- a CDS encoding VOC family protein yields the protein MIKGVGGIFWRTKDLDVIKKWYSEVLKMDLESWNGTVIKPELGNETIFSFFTENDSYFPAEQQVMLNFQVHDLNETIKHLEHIGVPLEKKEEISEYGKFVWIKDPEGRLIELWEK from the coding sequence ATGATAAAAGGTGTCGGAGGAATATTTTGGAGAACTAAGGATCTTGATGTTATAAAAAAATGGTACAGTGAAGTGTTGAAGATGGATCTAGAAAGTTGGAATGGGACTGTGATTAAACCGGAATTAGGAAATGAGACTATCTTTTCTTTCTTTACCGAGAATGACAGTTATTTTCCTGCAGAACAACAAGTGATGTTAAATTTCCAAGTACATGATCTAAACGAGACTATTAAGCATCTTGAACATATTGGTGTACCTCTTGAAAAGAAAGAAGAGATTAGTGAGTATGGAAAGTTTGTTTGGATTAAAGATCCTGAAGGGCGGCTGATTGAGCTTTGGGAGAAATAG
- a CDS encoding GNAT family N-acetyltransferase: MHTDNKRVLELVEFDQYDVLGLIEHSASVGWDYDDNEIRTVMSSGKIFGHKNAVGKIVSSAAIIPYDSDLASIGMVIVNKEYRGLGLGKKVTQKCIDSVSKDTSIMLISTDDGKPLYENMGFITVDYVHKYFSDSYIQSKMLINLEITLEKYSENDFNEIVELDSVAFGDMRRTFLLNRILQSKQFLVVRNQKGKIIGYGLSILGPINLILGPIVAPNPQIAALIIEGLALNHQGKLRIDVPSSNNELMLFLEKSGFVKVSEPPIMIKNSVHMPLRNKELFAIAAQVFG, encoded by the coding sequence ATGCATACAGATAATAAAAGAGTACTAGAATTAGTGGAATTTGATCAATATGATGTCTTGGGTTTAATAGAACATTCTGCATCAGTTGGCTGGGATTACGATGATAATGAAATTAGAACTGTTATGTCATCCGGCAAAATATTCGGGCATAAAAATGCTGTGGGGAAAATTGTCTCGAGTGCGGCAATTATACCTTATGATTCTGATTTAGCTTCAATTGGTATGGTTATTGTTAATAAAGAATACAGAGGTTTAGGTTTAGGAAAAAAGGTAACTCAGAAATGTATAGACAGTGTTTCTAAAGATACCTCAATAATGTTAATTTCAACTGATGATGGGAAACCCCTATATGAAAACATGGGTTTTATTACTGTGGACTATGTACATAAGTATTTTAGTGATAGTTATATTCAGTCTAAAATGTTAATTAATCTAGAAATTACCTTAGAGAAATACAGTGAGAATGATTTTAATGAAATTGTAGAATTAGATTCTGTTGCATTTGGTGATATGAGAAGAACATTTCTTCTTAACCGGATACTTCAATCAAAACAATTTTTAGTTGTTAGAAATCAAAAAGGGAAGATTATTGGATATGGATTATCCATATTAGGACCAATAAATCTAATATTAGGACCTATTGTTGCACCAAATCCCCAAATAGCAGCATTAATTATCGAGGGGTTAGCTCTTAATCATCAAGGAAAGTTAAGGATTGATGTGCCATCCAGTAATAACGAGCTAATGTTATTCTTGGAGAAAAGTGGATTTGTAAAAGTTAGTGAACCTCCCATCATGATAAAAAACTCTGTTCATATGCCATTAAGAAATAAAGAACTATTCGCTATTGCTGCCCAAGTTTTTGGGTAG
- a CDS encoding cysteine hydrolase family protein, whose protein sequence is MHPSIKEYADIVIEKKKPRAFFQTDLSEKLKQLGVDHLFITGFSTEFCCQFTAIADYDRGYQVTFIEDATGTVNDEATYEMKGLDVKDFVGTVLQRSNVIEVLDLEEYVDHYKTSKNVLF, encoded by the coding sequence TTGCATCCTTCTATCAAAGAATATGCAGATATTGTAATTGAAAAGAAGAAACCAAGAGCATTCTTTCAGACAGATCTTAGTGAAAAGCTAAAGCAACTGGGTGTGGATCATCTATTTATAACAGGATTTAGCACTGAGTTTTGTTGCCAATTTACTGCAATAGCAGACTACGATAGGGGATATCAAGTCACATTTATTGAGGATGCTACAGGAACTGTTAATGACGAAGCTACATATGAAATGAAGGGATTGGATGTAAAGGATTTCGTGGGGACAGTTTTGCAAAGGTCTAATGTTATTGAAGTATTGGATTTAGAGGAATACGTTGATCATTATAAAACAAGCAAAAATGTTTTATTCTAG
- a CDS encoding class I SAM-dependent methyltransferase: MKNEFDNKTKEYVIGRPTYPEEVVNIIKELGIEKQSTIADIGAGTGLLTHLLCRLGCNVLAVEPNIDMQTDSDFAKEYINTVHKYKVKTTAGISDFDPHKEKMHFFGQDYTIEYYDYWHSVTEEGFIGGALSLSYTPSILDSNYEEFIQELRNLFFHYQQDGKVTFHYKTEVCICEFL; this comes from the coding sequence ATGAAGAATGAATTTGATAACAAAACAAAAGAATATGTTATTGGTAGACCGACTTATCCAGAAGAAGTGGTAAATATAATTAAAGAATTGGGAATTGAAAAACAATCTACAATTGCGGATATTGGTGCAGGGACAGGGTTACTTACTCATTTGTTATGTAGATTAGGTTGTAATGTTTTGGCAGTTGAACCAAATATCGATATGCAAACAGATAGTGATTTTGCAAAAGAATATATAAATACTGTCCATAAGTATAAAGTTAAAACTACAGCTGGGATATCCGACTTTGACCCGCATAAAGAAAAAATGCACTTTTTCGGACAAGATTATACGATAGAATACTATGATTATTGGCATTCGGTAACGGAAGAAGGTTTTATTGGTGGTGCATTGTCTTTATCTTATACACCATCAATATTAGATAGTAATTATGAGGAATTTATTCAAGAACTTCGAAATTTGTTTTTTCATTATCAACAAGATGGAAAAGTCACTTTTCATTACAAAACGGAGGTATGTATTTGTGAATTTTTGTAA
- the eno gene encoding phosphopyruvate hydratase: MPIITQIQAREVLDSRGNPTVEVEVFTESGAFGRAIVPSGASTGEYEAVELRDGDKARYLGKGVLKAVDNVNNIIAAELEEKYSVLDQVEVDHAMIDLDGTENKGNLGANAILGVSIAVAHAAADYLGLPLYQYLGGFNAKQLPVPMMNIVNGGEHADNNVDIQEFMVMPVGAESFRHALRMGAEIFHSLKSVLKDAGLNTAVGDEGGFAPNLKSNEEALSTIMTAIEKAGYKPGEDVLLAMDVAASELFNKEDGKYHLTGEGVVKTSEEMVAWYEELCEKYPIISIEDGLDENDWAGHKLLTERLGKKIQLVGDDLFVTNTKKLAQGIEQGVGNSILVKVNQIGTLTETFDAIEMAKRAGYTAVISHRSGESEDVTIADIAVATNAGQIKTGAPSRSDRVAKYNQLLRIEDQLYETAQYLGKKTFYNLK; the protein is encoded by the coding sequence ATGCCAATTATTACACAGATTCAAGCTCGTGAAGTATTAGATTCACGTGGGAACCCAACAGTAGAAGTAGAAGTTTTTACAGAAAGTGGCGCATTTGGTCGTGCAATCGTTCCATCTGGTGCATCTACTGGTGAATATGAAGCGGTAGAACTTCGTGACGGTGACAAAGCAAGATACCTAGGTAAAGGTGTTTTAAAAGCAGTAGATAACGTAAATAACATAATCGCAGCGGAACTAGAAGAGAAATATTCAGTATTAGATCAAGTAGAAGTTGATCATGCAATGATCGATTTAGATGGCACAGAAAATAAAGGAAACCTTGGTGCAAATGCAATTTTAGGTGTTTCCATTGCTGTTGCCCATGCTGCGGCAGATTATTTAGGACTTCCTTTATATCAATATTTAGGTGGATTTAATGCGAAGCAACTGCCAGTTCCAATGATGAATATTGTAAACGGTGGGGAACATGCAGATAATAACGTAGATATTCAAGAATTTATGGTAATGCCAGTTGGAGCAGAATCATTCCGTCATGCACTTCGTATGGGTGCAGAAATTTTCCATAGCTTGAAATCGGTATTAAAAGATGCAGGATTAAACACTGCTGTTGGTGACGAAGGCGGATTTGCACCGAACTTAAAATCGAATGAAGAAGCATTATCTACTATTATGACTGCTATCGAAAAAGCAGGATATAAACCAGGAGAAGATGTCCTTCTAGCAATGGACGTAGCAGCTTCTGAGTTGTTCAATAAAGAAGATGGTAAATACCATTTAACTGGTGAGGGCGTTGTAAAAACTTCTGAAGAAATGGTTGCTTGGTATGAAGAACTTTGCGAAAAATACCCAATCATCTCAATCGAAGACGGCTTAGATGAAAATGACTGGGCTGGACATAAATTACTAACAGAACGTTTAGGGAAAAAAATACAATTAGTTGGAGACGATTTATTCGTTACAAATACGAAAAAATTGGCACAAGGAATTGAACAAGGCGTTGGAAACTCGATTCTTGTAAAGGTAAACCAAATTGGTACACTTACAGAAACTTTTGACGCAATCGAAATGGCGAAACGCGCTGGCTATACAGCTGTAATTTCTCATCGTTCAGGTGAATCAGAGGACGTAACAATTGCCGATATCGCAGTTGCAACAAACGCTGGGCAAATTAAAACAGGTGCACCTTCTCGTTCGGATCGTGTAGCCAAATACAATCAATTACTTCGTATTGAGGATCAGTTATATGAAACTGCTCAATACTTAGGTAAAAAAACATTCTATAACTTAAAATAA